One part of the Homo sapiens chromosome 19, GRCh38.p14 Primary Assembly genome encodes these proteins:
- the PSG5 gene encoding pregnancy-specific beta-1-glycoprotein 5 isoform X1, whose product MGPLSAPPCTQHITWKGLLLTASLLNFWNLPITAQVTIEALPPKVSEGKDVLLLVHNLPQNLAGYIWYKGQLMDLYHYITSYVVDGQINIYGPAYTGRETVYSNASLLIQNVTREDAGSYTLHIIKRGDRTRGVTGYFTFNLYLKLPKPYITINNSKPRENKDVLAFTCEPKSENYTYIWWLNGQSLPVSPRVKRPIENRILILPSVTRNETGPYECEIRDRDGGMRSDPVTLNVLYGPDLPSIYPSFTYYRSGENLYLSCFAESNPPAEYFWTINGKFQQSGQKLSIPQITTKHRGLYTCSVRNSATGKESSKSMTVEVSAPSGIGRLPLLNPI is encoded by the exons ATGGGGCCCCTCTCAGCCCCTCCCTGCACACAGCACATCACCTGGAAGGGGCTCCTGCTCACAG CATCACTTTTAAACTTCTGGAACCTGCCTATCACTGCTCAAGTCACGATTGAAGCCCTGCCACCCAAAGTTTCCGAGGGGAAGGATGTTCTTCTACTTGTCCACAATTTGCCTCAGAATCTTGCTGGCTACATCTGGTACAAAGGACAACTGATGGACCTCTACCATTACATTACATCATATGTAGTAGAcggtcaaataaatatatatgggcCTGCATACACTGGACGAGAAACAGTATATTCCAATGCATCCCTGCTGATCCAGAATGTCACCCGGGAAGACGCAGGATCCTACACCTTACACATCATAAAGCGAGGTGATAGGACTAGAGGAGTAACTGGATATTTCACCTTCAACTTATACC TGAAGCTGCCCAAGCCCTACATCACCATCAACAACTCAAAACCCAGGGAGAATAAGGATGTCTTAGCCTTCACCTGTGAACCTAAGAGTGAGAACTACACCTACATTTGGTGGCTAAATGGTCAGAGCCTCCCGGTCAGTCCCAGGGTAAAGCGACCCATTGAAAACAGGATCCTCATTCTACCCAGTGTCACGAGAAATGAAACAGGACCCTATGAATGTGAAATACGGGACCGAGATGGTGGCATGCGCAGTGACCCAGTCACCCTGAATGTCCTCT ATGGTCCAGACCTCCCCAGCATTTACCCTTCATTCACCTATTACCGTTCAGGAGAAAACCTCTACTTGTCCTGCTTCGCGGAATCTAACCCACCGGCAGAGTATTTTTGGACAATTAATGGGAAGTTTCAGCAATCAGGACAAAAGCTCTCTATCCCCCAAATTACTACAAAGCATAGAGGGCTCTATACTTGCTCTGTTCGTAACTCAGCTACTGGCAAGGAAAGCTCCAAATCCATGACAGTCGAAGTCTCTG
- the PSG5 gene encoding pregnancy-specific beta-1-glycoprotein 5 isoform X2 translates to MGPLSAPPCTQHITWKGLLLTASLLNFWNLPITAQVTIEALPPKVSEGKDVLLLVHNLPQNLAGYIWYKGQLMDLYHYITSYVVDGQINIYGPAYTGRETVYSNASLLIQNVTREDAGSYTLHIIKRGDRTRGVTGYFTFNLYQSEHNMRSKLLTTFYGKITVLRIEHRKSRNPQSEMLQNSTLLTTDVMLKRSAHWRIVDFKFFRFGMLNQYMYCKYSKIKKIRNPKHFVLSFLHKEHCICMKYRHEAAQEISRTSSSCITETAHPWNNTLFP, encoded by the exons ATGGGGCCCCTCTCAGCCCCTCCCTGCACACAGCACATCACCTGGAAGGGGCTCCTGCTCACAG CATCACTTTTAAACTTCTGGAACCTGCCTATCACTGCTCAAGTCACGATTGAAGCCCTGCCACCCAAAGTTTCCGAGGGGAAGGATGTTCTTCTACTTGTCCACAATTTGCCTCAGAATCTTGCTGGCTACATCTGGTACAAAGGACAACTGATGGACCTCTACCATTACATTACATCATATGTAGTAGAcggtcaaataaatatatatgggcCTGCATACACTGGACGAGAAACAGTATATTCCAATGCATCCCTGCTGATCCAGAATGTCACCCGGGAAGACGCAGGATCCTACACCTTACACATCATAAAGCGAGGTGATAGGACTAGAGGAGTAACTGGATATTTCACCTTCAACTTATACC AGTCAGAACATAACATGAGGTCTAAACTCCTGACAACTTTTTATGGGAAAATTACAGTATTACGAATTGAGCATCGGAAATCCAGAAATCCacaatctgaaatgctccaaaactCAACCCTTCTGACCACTGATGTGATGTTAAAAAGAAGTGCTCACTGGCGCATtgtggattttaaatttttcagatttgggatgctaaACCAGTACATGtactgcaaatattccaaaattaaaaaaattagaaatccaaaacactttgtTTTAAGCTTTCTGCATAAGGAGCACTGTATCTGCATGAAGTATAGGCACGAGGCTGCACAGGAGATCTCTAGAACCTCCtcatcctgcataactgaaacCGCACACCCATGGAACAACACCCTATTCCCCTGA